A part of Bacillus rossius redtenbacheri isolate Brsri chromosome 1, Brsri_v3, whole genome shotgun sequence genomic DNA contains:
- the LOC134527808 gene encoding uncharacterized protein LOC134527808 yields the protein MGLVARMKKHIETCQKEETEEDHLCESESAQRSCRGNDSLAIVRKTGGQISSSTSQGPSMQTKRTHHNENNGDSEIKKKFHQTLVDTHLVKTNSNQKCILDEQVARYIYATNSPFRQVDHPEFKKMVSLLRPGYKPPTHVQIGGDLLDTLYTAEREKCATCLEGKTVCLSLDGWSNIHNDPIICVAVTASLGEVYLVDTIDTSGHSHTADYLVHVAKATVAKCEREFKCLVRSIVTDNTGNVRKMRSDLEKEDLNFITYGCSAHLLNLLAKDLQVPNVKERVVEIVKYFRNNHFAHAKYKQEGGQQLILPQDVRWNTTVDCLSAYIKYWSVLVKICEENRTAINDNIYRKVMNVVIKRNAEDMLRCLKPVAFALDKVQKDSSTISTAVDVWKSLKQCLEDENLNADSMEKFSSRYHQALDGAHFLAYLVDPRFCGQHLTADERSEALSFANNRYKHIKSLLPIIIKFQAKSTPFHNFLFDGNVISKVSPIDWWKMNINSDTTEVMDVIEPLLTATASSASVERIFSTFGLVQSTLRNRLGTEKAAKLVFLFKILNK from the exons ATGGGGTTGGTTGCCAGAATGAAAAAACATATTGAAACATGTCAGAAGGAAGAAACAGAAGAGGATCATCTGTGTGAATCAGAATCAGCACAGAGAAGTTGCAGAG GTAACGATTCATTGGCCATTGTGAGAAAAACCGGTGGGCAAATATCATCTTCGACTTCCCAAGGGCCTTCTATGCAAACGAAGAGAACACATCACAATGAAAACAATGGCGAtagtgagattaaaaaaaaatttcatcaaacccTTGTTGACACACATCTAGTAAAAACCAACAGTAATCAAAAATGTATTCTTGATGAACAGGTTGCTCGATACATATATGCTACAAATTCTCCTTTCCGGCAAGTAGATCACCCAGAATTCAAGAAGATGGTAAGTTTGTTGCGTCCTGGATATAAACCACCCACTCATGTTCAGATTGGGGGTGATCTGTTAGATACTTTATACACTGCCGAGAGAGAGAAGTGTGCGACATGTTTGGAAGGAAAAACTGTATGCTTAAGTTTAGATGGGTGGTCAAATATCCATAATGATCCTATCATTTGTGTAGCTGTAACTGCCAGTTTAGGAGAAGTTTATCTGGTAGATACAATTGACACATCAGGTCATTCACACACAGCTGATTATTTGGTACATGTAGCGAAAGCTACTGTAGCCAAATGTGAACGTGAATTCAAGTGTTTAGTTCGCAGTATTGTGACAGACAACACTGGAAATGTGAGAAAAATGCGTTCAGACCTAGAAAAAGAAGATTTAAATTTTATCACATATGGTTGTTCAGCACATCTTTTGAATCTACTAGCAAAAGATTTGCAGGTACCTAATGTGAAAGAACGTGTGGTAGAGATTGTTAAGTACTTCCGCAATAATCATTTTGCACACGCTAAGTACAAGCAAGAAGGTGGACAACAGCTTATACTACCTCAAGATGTTCGCTGGAACACAACAGTTGACTGCCTGTCAGCATACATAAAATACTGGTCAGTTCTCGTGAAAATCTGTGAAGAAAATCGCACTGCAattaatgataatatttacagaaaagtgaTGAATGTCGTTATAAAGAGGAACGCAGAGGATATGCTGAGGTGTCTGAAACCAGTGGCCTTTGCACTCGATAAGGTTCAGAAAGATAGCAGTACAATTTCCACTGCTGTTGATGTGTGGAAAAGTCTAAAACAATGTCTTGAAGATGAAAACCTGAATGCAGACAGCATGGAGAAATTTTCCAGTCGCTACCATCAGGCACTGGATGGAGCACATTTCCTGGCATATCTTGTAGACCCACGGTTCTGTGGTCAACATTTGACAGCTGATGAGCGATCTGAAGCTCTTTCATTTGCAAACAACCGATACAAACACATTAAGTCTTTATTGCCCATAATTATTAAGTTCCAAGCAAAATCTACTCCCTTCCACAACTTTTTGTTCGATGGAAATGTCATCTCAAAAGTGTCGCCAATAGACTGGTGGAAAATGAACATCAATTCAGATACTACTGAAGTTATGGATGTCATAGAACCACTGTTAACAGCAACTGCGTCATCTGCATCAGTGGAAAGGATCTTTTCGACATttggtttggttcagtcaacattaagaaatcgactgggtacagaaaaagctgcaaaacttgtatttttgtttaaaattttaaataagtaa